TTTTTTTAAAAATTGAATGCTGGTATCATTTTCAAATGCTTTTTTCAACATGAGTGCAATCCCATCCGTATCGTTTTTTGCAAACTTCATATGGCAGTAAAGTCCGGAGTCTTTATAGGCATCTATGCTTTTTACGCCGTATACCATTTCAGCGAGAATGTCAAGCGCCTTGTCTTTATCCTTGTTCGTCACAGCCAGATCCCATTCCGGTGAAGCTTCCATGTATAGCCCCATTTCCAGCAAGTGTGCCAGACTTTTTTGTTTTCCAACGATCCAGCGTGCCTTTTCGATATCTCCCTCTTCCATAGCCATCACATAGATTCCCTGTAACGCCCAGGATATATCTGCATATCCATTGAAGATTAATTTCTCGTGGCACTCGTATGCCTCCTGTATATTTCCCTGTTTTCTGTAAAGTGTCGCCTGAAACCTTTCCTCGTTAAAACTCCATCCTGGAATCTGATTAAGATATTCCTGCGCTTTGGCATAATCTTTTCTGTTTAAAAAAGTGTAAACAAAAAATTCAACGCTGCCTGTACAATGTCTAAATCCTGGCTTTTAACCAAACATTCATACATTCTCATAGTTTATCATCGTACTGCTTCGCCTCTTTTTTCCCAAAAAGTAACCGATACCATCTAATGTCTGTGCAACTGAAAGAATCATTTTTTCACAGTTCGGATGTTCCTGTACTTTATCCCTCCCCTAAAAAAATCAATTCATGCTCCACGCGGGAGCGACGTCCGTCAATAAGGTTCGACGCTGCACCTCATAATTTCAATCCACGCTCCACGCGGGAGCGACAGTGATTCATTTCCAGGGTTTTCATTACCTTTTTATTTCAATCCACGCTCCACGCGGGAGCGACGCTGGTCTGGACGGAGAGTGCATATGTATCCGGGATTTCAATCCACGCTCCACGCGGGAGCGACGGTTTAAAAAGGGGGATGCCATATGACAGCAACAATTTCAATCCACGCTCCACGCGGGAGCGACGCATCCGATCGGGCGCGGTAAAATAGTTATTGTCTATTTCAATCCACGCTCCACGCGGGAGCGACAGTCATCGGACATGCAGATAGTAACCAATAAACAAATTTCAATCCACGCTCCACGCGGGAGCGACTCATTGCCCAGACGCGTGCTGTAGAGCCTTCCGATTTCAATCCACGCTCCACGCGGGAGCGACAGCAATAATGCACAAAAAAATCATTTAAAATCAAAACATTTATACAACGCCAAGACATTTATCATAAAACCAGCATAAAAACTAAGCTATAATGCTGTATGTTTACAACAACCAGCTTATTTTTGCAGTGCGAATCCCCATGAAATTTCATGATTACTCACTGTTCGCACTCATAAAATCAACGGTACTTCCACATCGATTCCTTTATCAACACCAATATGCTCAACCTTTGTCTTATGTTTATTCCCTAAATTATAAAATCTCAGACTGTCTACATTTTTGTCTATAATCTCCGACAAAGCAGATTTAAGCATAACATATTGCGCATTATCAAGTATACATTCAAAAACCGAGTTCTGTACTCTTGTCCCATAGTTTACACATTGTTTTGCCACTTTTCGCAAACGACGTTTACCTGTTTCCGTTTCAGTACTGACATCATAAGTAATCAATATAAGCATATGGCCTCCTATTTGTATTGTTACATTTTATACCATTATGCAATAGTTGTTACTCAACTTATCTTCAAAGCTGGACAACTACTACACTGACCTTGCAATACATTCTTTTTCTATAACTATTTTACTTCCAGAAAAACGGTGGATAGGCATCCAAGTCTCCCCGCAAATGCCTGGCCAACAGCATGCTTTGGACAAACGGAACCATTCCCCATTCCACCTTTTCCTTGAGATAAGGGTGTGTTATAATCTCCTTTTTCTTATTCTGCCACTCTGAAAGGAACATTTTTCTGGTTTTGTCGTTCATGATAACCGCCCCATCCTCTTTTCTGGTAAAATCTTTGCCACTTACCATCTTACGATTAATCAAGGTTAAAACAAATCGGTCAGCGAAAACAGCTCGGAGTTCTTCAACCAAATCCAACGCCAGAGAAACCCTCCCTGGCCTGTCTGTGTGCATAAAACCCACATATGGATCCAATCCAACACTTTCCAACGCCGAAGCCACCATATTGGTCAGCAAAGTGTATGCAAAAGACAGCATCGCATTAACATTATCCATGGGTGGTCTTTTATTCCTCCCATTGAAAATAAACTCCTTCTTCTGCTGGAGAATTAATTCATTGAACACTCCAAAATAAACGCTGGCCGCTTCTCCCTCATAACCGCGTAACTGATCAATTGTTTGAGAACCCATTATATATTCAAGTGATTGTCTCAAAATGGCAGATGCATTTTTCATTTTATCCAAGTCGATCTGAAGTCCATGATCTCTGATGGCGCGTTCCAGTACCCATCGCGAATTATAGACCTTACCTAAAATACAATTCTCGGCAATTTTCAGACTGAAGTTCTTATCTTTTGATACCTCATACTGTCTTTTTCTAAGTAACACATTTCCTTTCACACTGCCTGTGACGTGTGCCAAAAATCTGCCCTGTGGTGACAAAAAGCAGAGCGCAATGTTTCTGTCGGCACATCCTCCCATTAAAGCAGGGCTTACTCCTCGGTAACCGAAGGATACCACTGCTTCTAAATTATGTAATGGTACCCTCCCGATTTCTATATCTCTGTCCAACACAACAATATTCTCTCCATCTAAAGATAGATAACTTTCCGGAGAAGTCACATATAATGTATTCAGTAACTTTTTCATTTTTCATCCTCCGTGATTATGTTATGGATATATGTATGAACCGAAACAGCTTTTCCAAGTTTGGGTATGCAGATGTCCTTCAAAGAACATGCACTGCAGCTTTTTGACCATTTTACCCGCGGAGTATATCCCTTTTGATAGAGCTGATGCATTTCTTCAAAACTATTTTTTACCTGTAACCTCAGGTCATCTGTAAACTCGATTTTTTCCCTGCGCTTTGTTTCCCCATAATAGAGTGCCCCTTCTGAAACCGCAGTAGAAAACATCTCTTCCAAACACATGGCCTGTGCCGTCAGCTGCAAAATATCAATGTCTGTATCTTTAGGCTTTCCTTTTTTATATTCTATCGGATAGACACGAAACAGGCCACGGTGCCCGTAGAGCTGTACACCATCATCTGCCCTATGAAATTCCACAATATCACACACTCCGCTGATTCCTAACACTCTGGAGTGAATTGGAACTCCACGACTGACAATGATGTCACTGCGTTTCTCGGTCAAATAAGAATCATGCGCCCGTCTGTGCAGCAATTCGCCCTCGACCGTATACTCATTCTCCTGCCACTGCTGTTCAATATGAATCAACGCCCACTGCCTCCTGCAAAAAGCGAAATGTTGAATTCCCGAAAGCATTAGAAAATCATCTTCCTTGTACTCTGCCATCAATCTCACATCTTTCTTGAAACTTCCACACTGTCCGGAATTTGCTCCTCATGGACAGCGACTGTATAATCTGAGTATTTTCTCGGATAAATCACATCTTCTTTTCTTTTCACTTCAATTGCATCGAATAATCTGTATGCCGGGCAATCGCCCAGTTCTTTACTGTGCTTAAATACGATTAACTCTCGAACAGACATCTTTCCTCTGGCAGCAGAATGGTCAATCTCAAACATATTGATGATAGCTTCCCACAGGAGCTCTAAATCCTCTTCCGAAAATCCGGTCACCTTGCGTGCAAGATTTGCAGAGATATATCCCTCTACACGATATAATGCATAAGGTACAATATTCTTTCTTCCCATCTCAGTTTTCTTATTTTCCGCGTCTTTCTCTGTCGTAATCGCCACACGGGTTATTGTTACTTCCTGACTGATAATCGGATCAATGCTCCGCGCAAAACCAAGCTGTACCGGGCCCCTCACC
The Ruminococcus gauvreauii genome window above contains:
- the cas2 gene encoding CRISPR-associated endonuclease Cas2; protein product: MLILITYDVSTETETGKRRLRKVAKQCVNYGTRVQNSVFECILDNAQYVMLKSALSEIIDKNVDSLRFYNLGNKHKTKVEHIGVDKGIDVEVPLIL
- the cas1c gene encoding type I-C CRISPR-associated endonuclease Cas1c, with translation MKKLLNTLYVTSPESYLSLDGENIVVLDRDIEIGRVPLHNLEAVVSFGYRGVSPALMGGCADRNIALCFLSPQGRFLAHVTGSVKGNVLLRKRQYEVSKDKNFSLKIAENCILGKVYNSRWVLERAIRDHGLQIDLDKMKNASAILRQSLEYIMGSQTIDQLRGYEGEAASVYFGVFNELILQQKKEFIFNGRNKRPPMDNVNAMLSFAYTLLTNMVASALESVGLDPYVGFMHTDRPGRVSLALDLVEELRAVFADRFVLTLINRKMVSGKDFTRKEDGAVIMNDKTRKMFLSEWQNKKKEIITHPYLKEKVEWGMVPFVQSMLLARHLRGDLDAYPPFFWK
- the cas7c gene encoding type I-C CRISPR-associated protein Cas7/Csd2; amino-acid sequence: MAEAIKNRYEFVVLFDVENGNPNGDPDAGNLPRIDPESGYGLVTDVCLKRKIRNYVETVKEDAQGYKIYIKEDVPLNRSDSSAYEYLGTDEKGIKDLKKKDPQVDSKIRDFMCSNFFDIRTFGAVMTTFVKAALNCGQVRGPVQLGFARSIDPIISQEVTITRVAITTEKDAENKKTEMGRKNIVPYALYRVEGYISANLARKVTGFSEEDLELLWEAIINMFEIDHSAARGKMSVRELIVFKHSKELGDCPAYRLFDAIEVKRKEDVIYPRKYSDYTVAVHEEQIPDSVEVSRKM
- the cas4 gene encoding CRISPR-associated protein Cas4 — translated: MAEYKEDDFLMLSGIQHFAFCRRQWALIHIEQQWQENEYTVEGELLHRRAHDSYLTEKRSDIIVSRGVPIHSRVLGISGVCDIVEFHRADDGVQLYGHRGLFRVYPIEYKKGKPKDTDIDILQLTAQAMCLEEMFSTAVSEGALYYGETKRREKIEFTDDLRLQVKNSFEEMHQLYQKGYTPRVKWSKSCSACSLKDICIPKLGKAVSVHTYIHNIITEDEK